The following proteins come from a genomic window of Girardinichthys multiradiatus isolate DD_20200921_A chromosome 8, DD_fGirMul_XY1, whole genome shotgun sequence:
- the morn3 gene encoding MORN repeat-containing protein 3 — protein MPFFKSFKKSLPTSVQKDLKSQRCGLRHTVYSVSGNEYTGEWLEDEKHGRGIQVWKKVGAIYDGEWKSGKRDGYGTYSVQIPGSKEYTRKYSGGWKNGKKHGYGTYFYNSSAVYEGEWNEDQRSGWGRMYYENGDIYEGEWMKHKSHGQGIIRFSNGNWYEGSWRDGKRNGDGKFYYSDKALVYEGFWVDGVAKCGTIEDVGWDKTPAPPKYQFPKLNLVDMELVLREAKSAYQDHR, from the exons ATGCCATTTTTTAAGTCATTTAAGAAAAGTCTCCCAACTTCCGTACAGAAGGACCTTAAATCCCAGAGATGTGGACTGCGACACACAGTTTACTCTGTCAGTGGAAATGAATACACTGGAGAGTGGCTGGAGGATGAGAAGCATG gAAGGGGAATTCAGGTTTGGAAGAAAGTTGGTGCCATTTATGATGGAGAGTGGAAATCTGGAAAACGTGATGGTTATGGCACCTACAGTGTGCAAATCCCAGGATCAAAGGAGTACACAAGGAAGTACAGTGGtggatggaaaaatggaaaaaagcat GGGTATGGGACATACTTCTACAACAGCTCAGCAGTCTATGAGGGGGAGTGGAATGAGGACCAACGTAGTGGCTGGGGAAGGATGTACTATGAAAATGGAGACATCTATGAGGGAGAATGGATGAAACATAAGAGTCATGGCCAAGGAATCATTAGATTTT CCAATGGAAACTGGTACGAGGGCTCCTGGCGAGATGGGAAGAGGAACGGTGATGGAAAGTTCTATTATTCTGATAAAGCCCTGGTTTATGAAGGCTTTTGGGTGGATGGAGTAGCAAAATGTGGGACCATTGAAGATGTTGGATGGGACAAAACACCAGCACCACCTAAGTATCAATTTCCAAAG CTAAACCTGGTGGACATGGAGTTGGTTTTACGGGAAGCTAAATCAGCTTATCAAGATCACCGTTGA
- the orai1b gene encoding calcium release-activated calcium channel protein 1, translating into MSLNEHSLQALSWRKLYLSRAKLKASSRTSALLSGFAMVAMVEVQLDNSYPYPPALLIAFSACTTVLVAVHLFALMVSTCILPNIEAVSNVHNLNSVKESPHERMHRHIELAWAFSTVIGTLLFLAEVVLLCWVKFLPIKPDKSSNNTVSSGVAAAITSTSIMVPFGLIFIVFAVHFYRSLVSHKTDRQFQELEELSNLTRLQNELDNRGESSILQSPSSQFP; encoded by the exons ATGAGTCTAAACGAGCATTCACTGCAAGCCCTGTCCTGGAGGAAGCTGTATCTGAGTCGAGCCAAACTGAAAGCTTCGAGTCGGACATCAGCTTTGCTTTCCGGGTTTGCTATG GTTGCTATGGTGGAAGTGCAACTGGACAACAGTTATCCATACCCACCTGCTCTCCTGATCGCCTTCAGTGCCTGCACCACTGTGCTTGTTGCTGTTCACCTGTTTGCTCTGATGGTCAGCACCTGCATTCTGCCAAACATAGAGGCCGTCAGCAACGTGCACAACCTCAACTCTGTGAAGGAGTCTCCACATGAGCGGATGCACAGACACATTGAGCTGGCGTGGGCTTTTTCAACTGTCATTGGCACTTTACTCTTCCTCGCTGAGGTGGTTCTGCTCTGCTGGGTCAAATTTTTGCCCATTAAGCCCGACAAATCCAGCAACAATACAGTCTCCTCTGGTGTGGCTGCTGCTATTACCTCAACCTCCATTATGGTCCCCTTTGGGTTAATCTTCATAGTCTTTGCTGTGCATTTTTATCGCTCGTTGGTCAGCCACAAGACTGACAGACAGTTCCAGGAGCTCGAGGAGCTGTCTAATCTCACCAGGCTTCAAAACGAGCTCGACAACAGGGGGGAATCTTCCATTTTACAATCGCCAAGCTCACAGTTCCCATAG